In Salana multivorans, a single genomic region encodes these proteins:
- a CDS encoding metallophosphoesterase family protein, protein MTPADPAAPASPAPTRIAVVSDVHGNVTALAAVLADIERRGIDRIVNLGDTVGKGPRGEAAVRLCRRACEVNVRGNWDDFLPGQPDDAPEELRWWRDELSPESRAWLVSLPLSHDLELSGRRIRLFHASATSPHVRVHAHHTPEQFAGMFVNTEMTGDGPEPDVVGYADIHDAYLETVDGRTLFNVGSVGNPLDEPTPSYVVLEGTPGPAPAPFEIRFVRVPYDVEAEIAVAHELRMPTREVWAVELRTAVYRSRQP, encoded by the coding sequence ATGACCCCGGCCGACCCAGCCGCGCCGGCCAGCCCCGCGCCGACCCGCATCGCGGTCGTCTCGGACGTCCACGGCAACGTCACCGCCCTGGCGGCCGTCCTCGCCGACATCGAGCGGCGCGGGATCGACCGGATCGTCAACCTCGGCGACACCGTCGGCAAGGGCCCGCGCGGCGAGGCGGCCGTCCGGCTGTGCCGCCGGGCCTGCGAGGTGAACGTCCGCGGCAACTGGGACGACTTCCTCCCCGGTCAGCCCGACGACGCTCCCGAGGAGCTGCGCTGGTGGCGCGACGAGCTCTCGCCCGAGAGTCGCGCCTGGCTGGTCTCGCTGCCGCTCAGCCACGACCTGGAGCTGAGCGGGCGGCGGATCCGCCTGTTCCACGCCTCCGCCACGAGCCCGCACGTCCGGGTGCACGCCCACCACACGCCGGAGCAGTTCGCCGGCATGTTCGTCAACACCGAGATGACGGGCGACGGGCCGGAGCCGGACGTCGTCGGGTACGCCGACATCCACGACGCCTACCTCGAGACGGTCGACGGGCGGACCCTGTTCAACGTGGGGAGCGTCGGGAACCCGCTCGACGAGCCGACGCCGAGCTACGTCGTCCTCGAAGGGACACCCGGACCGGCGCCGGCGCCGTTCGAGATCCGGTTCGTCCGGGTGCCCTACGACGTGGAGGCCGAGATCGCCGTGGCGCACGAGCTGCGGATGCCGACCCGCGAGGTGTGGGCCGTCGAGCTGCGCACCGCCGTCTACCGCTCCCGCCAGCCCTGA
- a CDS encoding PspC domain-containing protein, whose protein sequence is MSQNTTPDSQVPPSPGQPHPSQQPQRDGRETLAPIWRWARGLGITRSSDRWVGGVAGGVATRLGLDPLLVRGLFVVAAMLGGVGFIAYAIAWALLPEPDGRIHAEEAVKGTFDQADLGIVVFLLIGLDPFDVGSSGAWVWGIGKGLGWIALITLAVWLWSQHRPTSGGAQPGPAQPGAPSSDPSGTSAASGTTGDPSAPWGTPESPVPAASGPVASFATATGVHDAGFGPAAPPAAVAAPRPPKPPKAPKPRTAPNPAYVASVVGLAGITAAALLIADRTGAISVSALLVLAVVLGVLGLGIVLAGLAGRRGGLLSLLAVVGLIAVPAAANSALGWEWDASGVTVAGTADWTPVTAREASDGLKIVAGHAEVDLTQIPLPPVGAEPVTVPVHVTAGDAVITVPEGVSVLLDVDVFAGSADWDVDGVSGSANDGLRSQASVPFGPDGEPRLVIDLSVGAGDATIQGAAS, encoded by the coding sequence ATGTCCCAGAACACCACCCCCGACAGCCAGGTGCCGCCGTCCCCCGGCCAGCCGCACCCGTCGCAACAGCCGCAGCGCGACGGCCGCGAGACGCTCGCCCCGATCTGGCGCTGGGCGCGCGGTCTCGGCATCACGCGCTCCTCCGACCGCTGGGTCGGCGGCGTCGCGGGCGGGGTCGCCACGCGGCTCGGGCTCGACCCGCTGCTGGTGCGCGGCCTCTTCGTCGTGGCAGCGATGCTCGGCGGCGTCGGCTTCATCGCCTACGCCATCGCCTGGGCGCTGCTGCCCGAGCCCGACGGCCGGATCCACGCGGAGGAGGCGGTCAAGGGCACCTTCGACCAGGCGGACCTCGGCATCGTCGTCTTCCTGCTCATCGGCCTCGACCCGTTCGACGTTGGCAGCTCCGGCGCGTGGGTGTGGGGCATCGGCAAGGGCCTCGGCTGGATCGCGCTCATCACGCTCGCCGTCTGGCTCTGGTCGCAGCACCGGCCGACGTCGGGCGGCGCCCAGCCGGGCCCGGCCCAGCCGGGTGCACCGTCGAGCGACCCGTCCGGCACGTCGGCGGCCTCCGGCACGACCGGCGACCCGTCCGCCCCGTGGGGCACCCCCGAGTCGCCGGTCCCCGCCGCGTCCGGCCCCGTGGCGTCGTTCGCGACCGCCACCGGCGTCCACGACGCGGGGTTCGGGCCGGCCGCCCCGCCCGCGGCCGTCGCGGCGCCGCGCCCGCCCAAGCCCCCCAAGGCCCCGAAGCCGCGCACCGCCCCGAACCCGGCGTACGTCGCCTCGGTCGTCGGTCTCGCGGGCATCACGGCCGCCGCTCTGCTCATCGCCGACCGCACCGGCGCGATCTCGGTGAGCGCGTTGCTCGTCCTCGCGGTCGTGCTCGGCGTGCTCGGCCTCGGCATCGTGCTCGCCGGGCTGGCCGGACGGCGCGGCGGGCTGCTGAGCCTGCTCGCCGTCGTCGGGCTCATCGCCGTGCCGGCGGCGGCGAACAGCGCGCTCGGCTGGGAGTGGGACGCGTCCGGCGTCACGGTCGCCGGCACCGCCGACTGGACCCCGGTCACGGCGCGCGAGGCGAGCGACGGCCTCAAGATCGTCGCCGGGCACGCCGAGGTCGACCTCACGCAGATCCCGCTGCCCCCGGTCGGCGCCGAGCCGGTCACGGTCCCCGTGCACGTGACGGCCGGCGACGCGGTCATCACGGTGCCCGAGGGCGTATCCGTCCTGCTCGACGTCGACGTGTTCGCCGGCTCGGCCGACTGGGACGTCGACGGCGTCAGCGGCTCGGCGAACGACGGGCTGCGGAGCCAGGCGTCCGTGCCGTTCGGGCCGGACGGCGAACCGAGGCTCGTCATCGACCTGTCGGTCGGTGCGGGCGACGCGACGATCCAGGGAGCGGCATCATGA
- a CDS encoding ATP-binding protein — protein MTESAPEPRAAQASAGATPARPHGDRSTAEPGASSPAASATPPTHATAATPTTPVPDPTAPVPGTDPTSPTPSPQRPPLVRPRRGRWVGGVAAGLARHLGIDVWLVRLGFVALTPLLGIGVVGYAFWWLTLPEEGDRSPGSDRPTVMARLARPLRQSQGRTLRVGDIVVALGLLAVAAVLVASRLGAPPVQGWIIPALLLVAGAALVWGELDARRGQQTTGRVRVLRLVGGVAIAATAIVLLVGQRAEPVVVVQSALAAVAVLAGVALVLAPWWLRLVRELGDARAEREREAERADIAAHLHDSVLQTLALIKTRSTEPEVIRLARAQERDLRAWLYDDRAPAATSVAQQVREMVALVEDTRTHADGSAPEVETVVVGDVVPDEGTHALLQATREALLNAVAHGASPIAVYVEASDDGVEVSVRDHGDGFDLDHVPLDRFGVRESIIGRVRRRGGDASVVAMADGGTEVRLYLPRRQADPESPKHQGQGAGQGGAGHGSGQSSSSQRSQEAAAS, from the coding sequence GTGACCGAGTCAGCACCCGAGCCGCGGGCTGCCCAGGCGAGTGCCGGGGCGACGCCCGCCCGCCCGCACGGCGACCGGTCGACCGCCGAGCCCGGGGCCTCGTCGCCGGCCGCATCCGCGACCCCGCCGACCCACGCGACCGCGGCGACGCCGACGACGCCGGTCCCGGACCCGACGGCGCCCGTCCCTGGCACGGACCCGACGTCGCCGACTCCGTCGCCGCAGCGCCCCCCGCTCGTCCGCCCGCGCCGGGGGCGCTGGGTCGGCGGCGTCGCGGCCGGGCTCGCGCGCCACCTCGGGATCGACGTCTGGCTCGTCCGCCTCGGCTTCGTCGCGCTGACCCCGCTCCTGGGCATCGGCGTCGTCGGGTACGCGTTCTGGTGGCTCACGCTGCCGGAGGAGGGCGACCGCTCGCCGGGCAGCGACCGGCCGACGGTCATGGCGCGGCTCGCCCGGCCGCTGCGGCAGAGCCAGGGCCGCACGCTCCGCGTCGGCGACATCGTCGTCGCGCTCGGCCTGCTCGCCGTCGCGGCGGTCCTCGTCGCCTCGCGCCTCGGCGCGCCGCCGGTGCAGGGCTGGATCATCCCGGCGCTGCTCCTCGTCGCCGGGGCGGCCCTCGTGTGGGGCGAGCTCGACGCGCGGCGCGGTCAGCAGACGACCGGGCGGGTGCGCGTGCTCCGCCTGGTCGGTGGCGTCGCGATCGCCGCGACCGCGATCGTCCTGCTCGTCGGCCAGCGCGCGGAGCCGGTCGTCGTCGTCCAGTCGGCGCTCGCCGCCGTCGCCGTGCTGGCCGGCGTCGCGCTCGTGCTCGCGCCGTGGTGGCTCCGGCTGGTCCGCGAGCTCGGCGACGCGCGGGCCGAGCGCGAGCGCGAGGCCGAGCGCGCGGACATCGCGGCGCACCTGCACGACTCCGTGCTCCAGACCCTCGCCCTCATCAAGACCCGCTCGACGGAGCCCGAGGTGATCCGCCTGGCCCGCGCCCAGGAGCGCGACCTGCGCGCCTGGCTGTACGACGACCGCGCGCCGGCGGCCACGTCCGTCGCGCAGCAGGTGCGCGAGATGGTGGCGCTCGTCGAGGACACCCGCACGCACGCCGACGGCAGCGCGCCCGAGGTCGAGACGGTCGTCGTCGGCGACGTCGTGCCGGACGAGGGGACGCACGCGCTGCTGCAGGCGACGCGGGAGGCCCTGCTCAACGCCGTGGCCCACGGCGCCTCGCCCATCGCGGTCTACGTCGAGGCGTCAGACGACGGGGTCGAGGTCTCCGTCCGCGACCACGGCGACGGGTTCGACCTCGACCACGTGCCGCTCGACCGGTTCGGCGTGCGTGAGTCGATCATCGGGCGGGTGCGCCGGCGCGGCGGTGACGCGAGCGTCGTCGCGATGGCCGACGGCGGGACGGAGGTGCGCCTGTACCTCCCGAGGCGGCAGGCTGATCCCGAGTCGCCGAAGCACCAGGGTCAGGGCGCCGGCCAGGGCGGTGCCGGTCACGGCAGCGGTCAGAGCAGCAGCAGTCAACGCAGTCAGGAGGCCGCGGCATCATGA
- a CDS encoding 3-deoxy-7-phosphoheptulonate synthase encodes MTSTRTTGTDTTSDVHVAAFTPLPSPASVAADLPVDHERAAFVARTRDEVRAVMTRADDRLLAVVGPCSIHDPAAGLDYAARLAREARRHREDLLVVMRTYFEKPRTTVGWKGLINDPHLDGSHDIEAGLRLARAFLRDVTALGVPCGTEFLEPISPQYTADLVAWGAIGARTTESQIHRQLASGLSMPIGFKNGTDGGLQVALDAAVAAAAPQSFLGIGADGRASLVTTTGNPDTSVILRGGADGPNYATEHVLAASRMLADAGLVDRVVVDASHGNSGKDHVRQARVAAELAEQVAADEPIAGLMLESHLVAGAQPLDVTAGPAGLVYGQSVTDACLGWEATVEALDVLAEAVSERRARARG; translated from the coding sequence ATGACCAGCACGCGCACCACCGGCACCGACACGACCTCCGACGTCCACGTCGCCGCCTTCACCCCTCTTCCGAGCCCGGCCAGCGTCGCCGCCGACCTCCCGGTCGACCACGAGCGCGCGGCGTTCGTCGCGCGCACCAGGGACGAGGTGCGCGCCGTCATGACGCGGGCCGACGACCGGCTGCTCGCCGTCGTCGGCCCGTGCTCCATCCACGACCCGGCGGCCGGGCTCGACTACGCGGCGCGCCTCGCGCGCGAGGCGCGCCGGCACCGCGAGGACCTCCTCGTCGTCATGCGGACGTACTTCGAGAAGCCCCGCACGACGGTCGGCTGGAAGGGCCTCATCAACGACCCCCACCTCGACGGGAGCCACGACATCGAGGCCGGGCTGCGGCTCGCCCGGGCGTTCCTGCGCGACGTCACCGCGCTCGGCGTGCCGTGCGGGACCGAGTTCCTCGAGCCGATCAGCCCGCAGTACACGGCCGACCTCGTCGCGTGGGGCGCGATCGGCGCGCGCACGACGGAGAGCCAGATCCACCGCCAGCTCGCGTCCGGCCTGTCGATGCCGATCGGGTTCAAGAACGGGACGGACGGCGGGCTCCAGGTCGCGCTCGACGCGGCCGTCGCCGCGGCGGCCCCGCAGAGCTTCCTCGGGATCGGCGCCGACGGACGCGCCAGCCTCGTCACGACGACCGGCAACCCGGACACGTCCGTCATCCTGCGCGGCGGCGCCGACGGGCCCAACTACGCCACCGAGCACGTGCTGGCGGCGTCCCGGATGCTCGCCGACGCCGGTCTCGTCGACCGGGTGGTGGTCGACGCCAGCCACGGCAACAGCGGCAAGGACCACGTCCGTCAGGCGCGGGTCGCGGCGGAGCTCGCGGAGCAGGTCGCGGCCGACGAGCCGATCGCCGGGCTCATGCTCGAGAGCCACCTCGTCGCCGGCGCGCAGCCGCTGGACGTGACCGCCGGACCGGCCGGGCTGGTCTACGGCCAGAGCGTGACGGACGCGTGCCTCGGCTGGGAGGCGACGGTCGAGGCGCTCGACGTGCTCGCGGAGGCGGTCAGCGAACGACGCGCTCGCGCTCGCGGGTAG
- a CDS encoding Rv2578c family radical SAM protein, producing MRWSAQELAPARDGESAPVSDGALPGLDLARVAPMPGHLRTVRPPEFPGITFHEVVAKSALNRVPAASAMPFRWTINPYRGCSHACVYCFARGSHRYLDLDAGRDFDSQIVVKVNVADVLRRELGRPSWSPEHVALGTNTDPYQRAEGRYRLMPGIIAALTERRTPFSILTKGTLLRRDLPLLAEAAGRVRVHLSMSIAIGDPALQQLVEPGTPTTAARLATVAAAREAGLDCDVFVMPILPFLTDSTAQLRRLLLDVRDAGAQSVVYGALHLREHVKPWFFAWLERTRPDLVPRYRQLYPGRTSQADRGYRAELAGRVRPLLRQLGLDRSSDRSRGLARPEPTVPGEPVAPTLF from the coding sequence ATGAGATGGAGCGCGCAGGAGCTCGCCCCCGCGCGGGACGGCGAGTCGGCGCCGGTGTCCGACGGGGCGCTGCCCGGGCTCGACCTGGCGCGGGTCGCTCCGATGCCCGGCCACCTGCGCACGGTGCGCCCGCCCGAGTTCCCCGGCATCACGTTCCACGAGGTCGTGGCCAAGAGCGCGCTCAACCGCGTCCCCGCGGCGTCGGCGATGCCGTTCCGATGGACGATCAACCCCTACCGGGGCTGCTCGCACGCGTGCGTCTACTGCTTCGCCCGCGGGTCGCACCGCTACCTCGACCTGGACGCCGGGCGCGACTTCGACTCGCAGATCGTCGTCAAGGTCAACGTCGCCGACGTGCTGCGGCGGGAGCTCGGGCGGCCGTCCTGGTCGCCCGAGCACGTCGCGCTCGGCACGAACACCGACCCCTACCAGCGCGCCGAGGGTCGCTACCGCCTCATGCCCGGCATCATCGCGGCGCTGACCGAGCGCCGCACGCCGTTCTCGATCCTCACCAAGGGCACGCTGCTGCGCCGGGACCTGCCGCTGCTGGCCGAGGCGGCGGGGCGCGTCCGCGTCCACCTCTCGATGTCCATCGCGATCGGCGACCCCGCCCTCCAGCAGCTCGTCGAGCCGGGGACGCCGACCACGGCCGCGCGGCTCGCCACCGTCGCCGCCGCGCGCGAGGCCGGGCTCGACTGCGACGTCTTCGTCATGCCGATCCTGCCGTTCCTCACCGACTCGACGGCCCAGCTGCGCCGGCTGCTCCTCGACGTCCGAGACGCCGGGGCGCAGTCGGTCGTCTACGGCGCCCTGCACCTGCGCGAGCACGTGAAGCCCTGGTTCTTCGCCTGGCTCGAGCGGACCCGCCCCGACCTCGTCCCGCGCTACCGGCAGCTCTACCCGGGGCGGACGAGCCAGGCCGACCGCGGCTACCGCGCCGAGCTCGCCGGTCGGGTCCGTCCCCTGCTGCGCCAGCTCGGCCTGGACCGCTCCTCCGACCGCTCGCGGGGACTGGCGCGACCGGAGCCGACGGTCCCGGGCGAGCCGGTCGCACCGACCCTGTTCTGA
- a CDS encoding glycosyltransferase family 4 protein — MRIVHVSDCFAPRVGGIETQVGDLAAHQARAGHDVHVLTATAAPAGTPDRYREVVVTPDGVTVHRIASRYVAGLPVHPRGRTLLARAMAELRPDVVHVQAGVVSPFAFQGARAARAADLPLAITWHCMLDGVERPLRAGARLLGWDGESAALSAVSDVAAARVGEAFPVEGRPAEVGILPNGLDLDAWAPTDGADAGGPGDEDGLPVRPLRIVATQRVAPRKRTTELVDVLAAVLAELGAGAVRLTIAGDGPDLARVRRHAQSRGVAGDVDLLGRVPRGELARLYADQDVFLSVARLEAFGIAALEARASGLPVVALDGTGITSFVTDGVDGLIAKDDAGLARAVASLLTTPGLAARLRRNAREHRPAAGWDDVLAAAEREYSRARRLVRFRPRP, encoded by the coding sequence ATGAGGATCGTCCACGTCTCCGACTGCTTCGCCCCGCGGGTCGGCGGGATCGAGACCCAGGTCGGCGACCTCGCGGCCCACCAGGCGCGCGCCGGGCACGACGTCCACGTCCTGACGGCGACCGCCGCCCCGGCGGGCACGCCCGACCGGTACCGCGAGGTCGTCGTGACCCCCGACGGCGTCACCGTCCACCGGATCGCCTCGCGCTACGTCGCGGGTCTGCCGGTCCACCCGCGCGGCCGCACGCTCCTCGCGCGCGCCATGGCCGAGCTCCGGCCCGACGTCGTCCACGTCCAGGCCGGCGTCGTCTCGCCCTTCGCGTTCCAGGGGGCGCGGGCCGCGCGGGCCGCCGACCTGCCGCTTGCGATCACCTGGCACTGCATGCTCGACGGCGTCGAGCGCCCCCTGCGCGCGGGCGCGCGCCTGCTCGGCTGGGACGGGGAGAGCGCCGCGCTGTCCGCGGTCAGCGACGTCGCGGCGGCGCGCGTCGGGGAGGCGTTCCCGGTCGAGGGCCGCCCCGCCGAGGTCGGCATCCTGCCGAACGGGCTCGACCTCGACGCGTGGGCGCCGACGGACGGCGCCGACGCGGGCGGCCCGGGTGACGAGGACGGCCTCCCCGTGCGCCCGCTGCGGATCGTCGCGACGCAGCGCGTCGCCCCGCGCAAGCGCACGACGGAGCTCGTCGACGTGCTCGCGGCCGTGCTCGCCGAGCTCGGCGCGGGTGCCGTGAGGCTGACGATCGCCGGGGACGGCCCCGACCTCGCTCGGGTGCGCCGGCACGCGCAGTCGCGCGGCGTCGCGGGTGACGTCGACCTGCTGGGGCGCGTCCCGCGCGGTGAGCTGGCACGGCTGTACGCCGACCAGGACGTGTTCCTGTCCGTCGCCCGGCTCGAGGCCTTCGGCATCGCGGCGCTCGAGGCGCGCGCGTCCGGGCTGCCGGTCGTCGCGCTCGACGGGACGGGCATCACGTCGTTCGTCACGGACGGTGTCGACGGTCTGATCGCCAAGGACGACGCGGGGCTCGCCCGGGCCGTCGCGAGTCTCCTCACGACGCCGGGGCTGGCCGCGCGGCTGCGCCGGAACGCTCGTGAGCACCGACCGGCGGCGGGGTGGGACGACGTGCTCGCCGCCGCCGAGCGGGAGTACTCCCGCGCCCGCCGACTCGTCCGGTTCCGGCCGCGACCCTGA
- a CDS encoding LuxR C-terminal-related transcriptional regulator has translation MSESASGAVGAAGEPVSVVLVDDHDMFRAGVRASLGPGIRVVGEAADVPDAIAVVRRTRPAVVLLDVHLPGGEGGGGAEVARACVDLAPGTRFLALSVSDAAEDVVAVIRAGARGYVTKSITPAALVDAVARVAGGDAVFSPRLAGFVLDAFGAAGPGEVEVDDDELDRLTAREREVMRLIARGRSYREVGAELFISVKTVETHVSAVLRKLQLSSRHELTRWAAQRRLL, from the coding sequence ATGAGCGAGTCAGCGAGCGGCGCGGTGGGTGCCGCGGGCGAGCCGGTGAGCGTCGTCCTCGTCGACGACCACGACATGTTCCGCGCCGGGGTCCGGGCCAGCCTCGGTCCGGGCATCCGCGTCGTCGGGGAGGCCGCCGACGTGCCCGACGCGATCGCGGTGGTCCGCCGGACGCGGCCGGCGGTCGTCCTGCTCGACGTCCACCTGCCCGGCGGCGAGGGCGGGGGTGGCGCCGAGGTGGCGCGGGCCTGCGTCGACCTCGCGCCGGGGACGCGGTTCCTCGCGCTCTCGGTGTCCGACGCGGCGGAGGACGTCGTGGCCGTCATCCGCGCCGGTGCGCGCGGGTACGTGACCAAGTCGATCACACCGGCGGCGCTCGTCGACGCCGTCGCGCGCGTGGCCGGTGGCGACGCCGTGTTCTCCCCGCGGCTGGCCGGGTTCGTGCTCGACGCGTTCGGCGCCGCCGGCCCGGGCGAGGTCGAGGTCGACGACGACGAGCTCGACCGGCTCACGGCTCGCGAGCGCGAGGTCATGCGACTCATCGCGCGCGGACGCTCCTACCGCGAGGTCGGCGCCGAGCTGTTCATCTCGGTCAAGACGGTCGAGACCCACGTGTCGGCCGTCCTGCGCAAGCTCCAGCTCTCCTCGCGCCACGAGCTCACCCGCTGGGCGGCGCAGCGCCGCCTCCTCTGA
- a CDS encoding DUF3817 domain-containing protein: MTSAASAPETPEPPQTPATDAPPASTAEPTRAAFTRYKVMAWVTGTFLLLLCVEMVLKYVLQVNGQDQPVIGNWIAIVHGWIYVVYAATCLQIWSAARWGFGRLVVMILGGIVPVLSFVVEARAARWPLVERTAYPASP; encoded by the coding sequence ATGACGAGCGCCGCCAGCGCACCCGAGACCCCCGAACCGCCCCAGACGCCCGCGACGGACGCGCCGCCGGCCTCGACGGCGGAGCCGACCCGTGCCGCCTTCACCCGGTACAAGGTGATGGCGTGGGTGACGGGAACGTTCCTGCTCCTGCTGTGCGTCGAGATGGTCCTCAAGTACGTCCTGCAGGTCAACGGCCAGGACCAGCCGGTCATCGGGAACTGGATCGCGATCGTGCACGGCTGGATCTACGTCGTCTACGCGGCCACCTGCCTGCAGATCTGGAGCGCCGCGCGGTGGGGCTTCGGCCGGCTCGTCGTCATGATCCTCGGCGGCATCGTCCCGGTGCTGTCGTTCGTGGTCGAGGCGCGGGCCGCGCGCTGGCCGCTCGTCGAGCGGACCGCCTACCCCGCATCGCCCTGA
- the guaA gene encoding glutamine-hydrolyzing GMP synthase yields MTQTPSAPAVPQASSHRPVLVVDFGAQYAQLIARRVREARVYSEIVPHTMSAADMLARDPAAIILSGGPSSVYEDGAPALDPAILGAGVPVLGICYGFQAMAAALGGEVARTGRREYGGTDVDVCEAGVLLAGTPEHQSTWMSHGDAVHAAPDGFTVLATSDGAPVAAFEDVRRRLFGVQWHPEVRHSEHGQTVLERFLYDGAGLAPDWTPGNVIADQVEKIRAQVGAARVICGLSGGVDSAVAAALVQKAVGDQLTCVFVDHGLLRAGEAEQVEQDFVAATGVNLVVVDAQERFLDALAGVTDPETKRKIIGREFIRVFEQAARDVVAAAHVVDGGAGAAGTADSAAHPVEFLVQGTLYPDVVESGGGEGAANIKSHHNVGGLPDDLQFSLVEPLRELFKDEVRAVGLELGVPEVIVWRQPFPGPGLGIRVIGEVTRERLDVLRAADLIAREELTAAGLDRDIWQCPVVLLADVRSVGVQGDGRTYGHPVVLRPVSSEDAMTADWTRVPYDVLARISTRITNEVADVNRVVLDVTSKPPATIEWE; encoded by the coding sequence GTGACGCAGACCCCGTCGGCTCCGGCCGTCCCGCAGGCCTCGAGCCACCGCCCCGTCCTCGTCGTCGACTTCGGCGCCCAGTACGCCCAGCTCATCGCGCGGCGCGTGCGCGAGGCGCGGGTGTACTCCGAGATCGTCCCGCACACGATGTCCGCGGCCGACATGCTCGCCCGCGACCCGGCGGCGATCATCCTGTCCGGCGGGCCCTCCTCGGTGTACGAGGACGGCGCCCCCGCGCTCGACCCGGCGATCCTCGGCGCCGGGGTGCCCGTCCTCGGCATCTGCTACGGCTTCCAGGCGATGGCCGCCGCCCTCGGCGGCGAGGTCGCCCGGACGGGTCGGCGCGAGTACGGCGGCACCGACGTCGACGTCTGCGAGGCCGGCGTCCTGCTCGCCGGCACCCCCGAGCACCAGAGCACCTGGATGAGCCACGGCGATGCCGTCCACGCGGCGCCCGACGGCTTCACGGTGCTCGCGACGTCCGACGGCGCTCCCGTCGCCGCCTTCGAGGATGTGCGGCGGCGGCTGTTCGGCGTCCAGTGGCACCCCGAGGTGCGCCACTCCGAGCACGGGCAGACCGTGCTCGAGCGGTTCCTCTACGACGGTGCCGGCCTCGCGCCCGACTGGACGCCCGGCAACGTCATCGCCGACCAGGTCGAGAAGATCCGCGCCCAGGTCGGCGCCGCCCGCGTCATCTGCGGGCTGTCCGGCGGCGTCGACTCGGCCGTGGCGGCCGCGCTCGTCCAGAAGGCGGTCGGCGACCAGCTCACGTGCGTGTTCGTCGACCACGGCCTGCTGCGTGCCGGCGAGGCCGAGCAGGTCGAGCAGGACTTCGTCGCGGCGACGGGTGTCAACCTCGTCGTGGTCGACGCCCAGGAGCGCTTCCTCGACGCGCTCGCCGGTGTCACCGACCCGGAGACGAAGCGCAAGATCATCGGCCGCGAGTTCATCCGCGTGTTCGAGCAGGCCGCGCGCGACGTCGTGGCGGCCGCGCACGTCGTCGACGGCGGCGCGGGTGCTGCTGGCACGGCCGACAGCGCCGCGCACCCCGTGGAGTTCCTCGTCCAGGGCACGCTCTACCCCGACGTCGTCGAGTCCGGCGGCGGTGAGGGCGCGGCCAACATCAAGAGCCACCACAACGTCGGCGGCCTGCCGGACGACCTGCAGTTCTCCCTCGTCGAGCCGCTGCGCGAGCTGTTCAAGGACGAGGTCCGGGCCGTCGGTCTCGAGCTCGGCGTGCCGGAGGTCATCGTCTGGCGCCAGCCCTTCCCCGGCCCCGGTCTCGGCATCCGCGTCATCGGCGAGGTGACCCGCGAGCGGCTCGACGTGCTCCGGGCCGCCGACCTGATCGCCCGCGAGGAGCTGACCGCCGCCGGGCTCGACCGGGACATCTGGCAGTGCCCGGTCGTGCTGCTCGCCGACGTCCGCTCGGTCGGGGTGCAGGGTGACGGCCGCACCTACGGTCACCCGGTCGTGCTGCGCCCGGTCTCCTCCGAGGACGCGATGACGGCCGACTGGACCCGCGTCCCGTACGACGTCCTCGCCCGCATCTCCACCCGCATCACCAACGAGGTTGCCGACGTCAACCGCGTGGTGCTCGACGTCACGAGCAAGCCGCCCGCGACGATCGAGTGGGAGTAG